A single window of Cheilinus undulatus linkage group 12, ASM1832078v1, whole genome shotgun sequence DNA harbors:
- the taf9 gene encoding transcription initiation factor TFIID subunit 9: MSAPKTIPKDAQVMIQILKDMGITEYEPRVINQMLEFTYRYVTTIIEDAKIYATHAKKSNVDADDIKLAIQCRMDQSFTSPPPRDFLLEVARQKNQTPLPLIKPYTGPRLPPDRYCLTAPNYRLKSLQKKVSSSASRISVPRLSVGAVSSRPSTPTLGTPSVQSVTTKVGAPVSLTGQRFTVQIPPPSQTATTKTTTPSTPAVSNVLINPSLIGSKNILITTNMVSQNSGGESLKRKHEDDDDYDAL; encoded by the exons ATGTCTGCCCCGAAAACCATCCCTAAAGATGCTCAG GTGATGATCCAGATCCTGAAGGACATGGGGATCACAGAGTACGAGCCTCGAGTCATCAACCAGATGTTGGAGTTCACCTACA GATATGTGACGACCATCATCGAAGACGCCAAAATCTACGCCACACACGCCAAGAAGTCCAACGTGGACGCTGACGACATCAAACTGGCGATTCAGTGCCGTATGGACCAGTCGTTCACATCGCCGCCACCACGAGAC TTCCTTCTGGAAGTCGCCAGACAGAAAAATCAGACTCCTCTCCCGCTAATCAAACCATACACCGGACCTCGACTTCCTCCAGACCGCTACTGTTTGACGGCGCCGAACTACAGACTCAAATCTTTGCAGAAGAAG GTGTCGTCGTCTGCCAGCAGGATATCTGTGCCACGCCTCAGCGTCGGCGCTGTCTCCAGCAGACCGAGCACGCCAACCCTCG GGACGCCATCTGTTCAGTCGGTCACCACCAAAGTGGGCGCTCCCGTGTCTCTGACAGGTCAGAGGTTCACCGTACAGATCCCACCACCCTCTCAGACGGCAACCACCAAAACCA CGACACCATCTACGCCGGCCGTCTCCAACGTCCTCATCAACCCATCTCTGATTGGCTCCAAAAACATCCTCATCACCACCAACATGGTGTCTCAGAACTCCGGAGGAGAGTCTCTGAAGAGGAAACACGAAGATGATGACGACTACGACGCTCTATGA